The Alphaproteobacteria bacterium genome contains a region encoding:
- a CDS encoding polysaccharide deacetylase family protein has protein sequence MNDTPKRPPVGLLPTERISYSPIAGRAVPKLPGGARMVVWCIVNVEEWDILAPMPRTVLTPPAGGAPSPDIPNWAWHEYGNRVGFWRMLKVFDDFRVPATLAINGSAIAAYPQIVQAANARQWEYIGHGFTQRNMQKVEDERADIRRTREVITEAAGKPPRGWLGPGLTETWETPDLLVEEGYDYVCDWVLDDQPVWLKTRTGRILNVPYTQECNDVAMMLIQHHPAAEYFSRARDQFEQIYEEAANGARVMALVQHPYIMGAPHRLKYFRQVIELISAREDVLFWTGSQIADWYVKGS, from the coding sequence ATGAACGACACCCCCAAACGCCCACCGGTTGGCCTGCTGCCGACCGAGCGCATTTCCTACTCGCCGATCGCCGGCCGCGCGGTGCCGAAGCTTCCCGGCGGCGCCCGCATGGTGGTGTGGTGCATCGTCAACGTGGAGGAATGGGACATCCTGGCTCCGATGCCGCGCACGGTGCTCACCCCGCCCGCGGGTGGTGCGCCCTCGCCCGACATCCCGAACTGGGCCTGGCACGAGTACGGCAATCGCGTCGGCTTCTGGCGCATGCTCAAGGTGTTCGACGATTTCCGCGTGCCGGCGACGCTCGCGATCAACGGCTCGGCGATCGCCGCCTACCCGCAGATCGTTCAGGCGGCGAACGCCCGCCAATGGGAGTACATCGGCCACGGCTTCACCCAGCGCAACATGCAGAAGGTGGAAGACGAGCGCGCCGACATCCGCCGCACGCGCGAGGTGATCACGGAGGCCGCGGGCAAGCCGCCGCGCGGCTGGCTCGGCCCCGGCCTCACCGAGACGTGGGAGACGCCGGACCTGCTGGTCGAGGAAGGCTACGACTACGTCTGCGACTGGGTGCTCGACGACCAGCCGGTGTGGCTGAAGACGCGCACGGGGCGCATCCTCAACGTGCCCTACACGCAGGAATGCAACGATGTCGCCATGATGCTGATCCAGCATCATCCGGCGGCCGAATATTTTTCGCGCGCGCGCGATCAGTTCGAGCAGATCTACGAGGAGGCGGCGAACGGCGCGCGCGTGATGGCGCTGGTGCAGCATCCTTACATCATGGGCGCGCCGCACCGGCTGAAATATTTCCGTCAGGTGATCGAACTGATTTCAGCGCGCGAGGACGTGCTGTTCTGGACCGGGAGCCAGATCGCGGATTGGTATGTGAAAGGTTCGTAG
- a CDS encoding polysaccharide deacetylase family protein, with product MSQPTLPRERADYSAIVDRPPLKLPGGARLVFWTIVNLEVWDIGKPMARQVLPAPTGQPMLPDVPNWSWHEYGMRVGVWRFFDLFRRLNIRPTLSINARVCEDYRRVAQQAKDDGWEFMGHSYEQGPIHKEPDQAAMIARSMGILEKFTGKRPVGWLGPGLTQTYETPELLAAAGVKYIGDWVYDDEPTVIRTEKGPLVTLPYSVELNDIPMMIVQHHESDYLLKRTIDQFDRLYAEGANRAKICALAVHPYISGQPHRIKYLEQIYDHVAKHEGVLHWNGEQILDWYLAQTGAAKRAAE from the coding sequence ATGTCCCAACCTACTCTCCCCCGCGAGCGTGCCGATTACTCCGCGATCGTGGACCGTCCGCCGCTGAAGCTGCCGGGCGGGGCGCGGCTCGTGTTCTGGACCATCGTGAACCTCGAGGTGTGGGACATCGGCAAGCCGATGGCGCGGCAGGTGCTGCCGGCTCCGACCGGGCAGCCGATGCTGCCCGACGTGCCGAACTGGAGCTGGCACGAGTACGGCATGCGCGTCGGCGTGTGGCGCTTCTTCGACCTGTTCCGGCGCCTGAACATCCGCCCCACACTCTCGATCAACGCGCGCGTCTGCGAGGACTATCGGCGCGTGGCGCAGCAGGCCAAGGACGACGGCTGGGAGTTCATGGGCCACTCGTACGAACAGGGCCCGATCCACAAGGAGCCGGACCAGGCCGCGATGATTGCGCGCTCGATGGGGATCCTGGAGAAATTCACCGGCAAGCGCCCGGTTGGCTGGCTCGGCCCCGGCCTGACGCAGACCTACGAGACGCCGGAGTTGCTCGCGGCCGCCGGCGTGAAATACATCGGCGACTGGGTCTATGACGACGAGCCGACCGTGATCCGCACCGAGAAAGGGCCGCTGGTGACGCTCCCCTATTCGGTCGAGCTCAACGACATCCCGATGATGATCGTCCAGCACCACGAGAGCGATTATCTGTTGAAGCGCACGATCGACCAGTTCGACCGGCTCTACGCCGAGGGTGCGAACCGCGCGAAGATCTGCGCGCTCGCGGTCCATCCCTACATTTCGGGCCAGCCGCACCGCATCAAGTACCTGGAGCAGATTTACGACCACGTGGCGAAGCACGAGGGCGTGCTGCACTGGAACGGCGAGCAGATCCTGGACTGGTATCTGGCGCAGACCGGCGCCGCGAAGCGAGCCGCCGAATGA
- a CDS encoding FAD-dependent monooxygenase: MRILIVGAGIGGLTAALALLREGHDVEVYEQAPQLAELGAGVQISANGSRVLFALGLEAALRRVWSEPVGKEIRLWSTGETWKLFDLGAESVARYGAPYFMIHRADLHGVLIDAVRAFEPDAIRLDARCTAFEDDGRSVTVHLANGERITGDALIAADGVHSVIRRQLFGGDTAQFTGCVAWRGLIPVAKLPPRFSRNVGVNWVGPGGHVINYLLRRGELFNFVGIVERGDWRVESWTEKGTRAECAADLRGWHDDVHELIRNIEQPYKWALLGREPRETIARRRVALTGDAAHPTLPMLAQGANMAIEDGMVLARCLADGDAETGLARYQAARVERTAKLVRGANEMAKRFHNPALADAAGARAYVDAQWNEATVKQRYDWIFRYDATTVAI, from the coding sequence ATGCGCATCCTGATCGTCGGCGCGGGCATCGGCGGGCTCACGGCCGCGCTCGCGCTATTGCGCGAGGGGCATGATGTCGAGGTCTACGAGCAGGCGCCACAACTCGCGGAGCTTGGCGCGGGCGTGCAGATTTCAGCCAACGGCTCGCGCGTGTTGTTCGCGCTTGGGCTCGAGGCCGCGCTGCGCCGCGTCTGGTCCGAGCCCGTCGGCAAGGAAATCCGGCTCTGGAGCACGGGCGAGACGTGGAAGCTGTTCGACCTCGGCGCAGAATCGGTCGCGCGTTACGGCGCGCCGTATTTCATGATCCACCGCGCCGATCTGCACGGCGTGCTGATCGATGCGGTGCGTGCATTCGAGCCCGATGCGATCCGGCTCGATGCGCGCTGCACCGCTTTCGAGGACGATGGACGCAGCGTCACGGTTCATCTCGCGAACGGCGAGCGCATCACCGGTGATGCGCTGATCGCCGCCGACGGCGTGCATTCGGTCATCCGCCGTCAACTGTTCGGGGGCGATACGGCGCAGTTTACGGGCTGCGTGGCGTGGCGTGGCCTGATCCCGGTGGCGAAGCTGCCGCCGCGCTTCTCGCGCAACGTCGGCGTCAATTGGGTCGGGCCGGGCGGCCACGTCATCAACTATCTCTTGCGGCGCGGCGAGCTGTTCAACTTCGTCGGCATCGTGGAGCGCGGCGACTGGCGCGTCGAATCCTGGACCGAGAAGGGCACGCGCGCGGAATGCGCGGCGGATCTTCGCGGCTGGCACGACGATGTCCACGAGCTGATCCGCAACATCGAGCAGCCCTACAAGTGGGCGCTGCTCGGGCGCGAGCCGCGCGAGACGATCGCACGGAGACGCGTCGCGCTCACCGGTGACGCCGCGCATCCCACGTTGCCGATGCTGGCACAGGGCGCCAACATGGCGATCGAGGACGGGATGGTGCTGGCGCGCTGCCTTGCAGATGGTGATGCAGAGACAGGACTTGCCCGCTATCAGGCGGCGCGCGTGGAGCGGACCGCGAAGCTGGTGCGCGGCGCAAACGAGATGGCCAAGCGCTTCCACAATCCGGCGCTGGCCGACGCGGCGGGCGCGCGCGCCTACGTCGATGCGCAATGGAACGAAGCGACGGTGAAGCAGCGCTACGACTGGATTTTCCGATACGACGCGACCACGGTGGCGATCTGA